One region of Salvia miltiorrhiza cultivar Shanhuang (shh) chromosome 3, IMPLAD_Smil_shh, whole genome shotgun sequence genomic DNA includes:
- the LOC131015769 gene encoding uncharacterized protein LOC131015769, with translation MEHGGPSRDSDLVNGPEERTERESILIDISSDIDSQSQKGFSLVGSLIALKAPNGFHLLEIMKKSWKTQKEFEVREWRKNLFLFTFESAADREWVLKRQPWHFDNHLFAIKGLDDNLQPSDIRVDRGSFWVRAYNMPIKCMTSSIIRNIGKQIGIVEDVDEMANYAGCFARFKVNMDITIPLLRGITIFFEARQLWIPLKYESLPIFCYKCGIMSHHTRACVKETDEEDSGKHFEDIEYGLILKASPLKRLRTKKPQQALASKPNPTRHFECHAQTHPPVIPSKPRPPPLSHNLTTHAHPAPPHSNNQPTLQHSSSTPTAIPKEKNTFIPKTEQEGKDPPFNTAPFNPSTDITPITDLATLLNLKLPTKSTNNPQAKKGKTWSRYNRSPTPKTPTVHNLSANQRKCHSTEEENVASRSRNDEVEAVQKRLKGTNLNNDTSPSTALSAAIASEQSRRAQ, from the exons ATGGAGCACGGAGGTCCGTCCCGTGATTCTGATTTGGTGAACGGTCCGGAAGAACGGACTGAAAGAGAGTCGATTCTGATTGATATCTCCTCGGATATTGATAGTCAATCGCAAAAGGGTTTCAGCCTGGTCGGAAGCCTTATTGCCCTCAAGGCCCCCAATGGTTTTCACCTCTTGGAAATTATGAAGAAGTCTTGGAAAACTCAGAAGGAGTTTGAAGTCAGAGAATGGAGGAAAAATCTGTTCCTCTTTACTTTTGAATCTGCAGCCGACAGGGAATGGGTGCTCAAACGACAACCGTGGCACTTCGACAATCATTTATTTGCGATTAAAGGTCTCGATGATAATCTTCAACCTTCTGATATCAGAGTGGACAGAGGAAGCTTCTGGGTCAGGGCTTATAACATGCCGATCAAGTGTATGACTTCATCTATCATCCGCAACATCGGCAAACAGATCGGTATCGTTGAAGATGTGGATGAGATGGCGAATTACGCTGGTTGCTTCGCCCGTTTCAAGGTCAATATGGACATCACTATTCCTTTGCTTAGGGGAATCACCATCTTCTTCGAGGCGCGCCAGTTATGGATCCCTTTAAAGTACGAAAGCTTGCCAATCTTTTGCTACAAATGCGGCATAATGAGTCACCACACGCGAGCTTGTGTGAAAGAAACGGATGAAGAAGACAGTGGAAAACATTTCGAAGATATTGAGTATGGCCTCATTCTCAAAGCTTCACCCTTGAAACGTTTGCGCACAAAGAAGCCCCAGCAAGCCCTAGCCTCAAAGCCTAACCCCACCCGTCATTTCGAATGCCACGCCCAAACGCACCCACCCGTGATACCCTCTAAACCCAGGCCACCACCCCTCTCACACAATCTTACCACCCACGCTCACCCTGCTCCACCTCACTCAAATAACCAACCCACCCTACAACATTCATCTTCCACCCCAACAGCCA TACCAAAGgaaaaaaatacttttatcCCTAAAACTGAACAAGAAGGAAAAGACCCACCCTTCAATACAGCCCCCTTCAATCCAAGTACAGATATCACTCCCATTACTGATCTTGCCACGCTACTGAACCTAAAGCTTCCCACAAAGTCAACAAACAACCCTCAagcaaaaaaaggaaaaacctGGTCCCGTTACAATCGATCCCCAACCCCAAAGACCCCAACTGTCCACAACCTTTCTGCAAACCAAAGGAAGTGCCATTCTACGGAAGAGGAAAATGTTGCTTCTAGATCCAGAAACGATGAGGTAGAAGCTGTCCAGAAACGCCTCAAAGGAACTAATTTAAACAATGACACCTCCCCATCCACTGCGCTATCGGCGGCGATTGCTTCGGAGCAATCCCGCCGGGCACAATG